The following proteins come from a genomic window of Bartonella apihabitans:
- a CDS encoding N-acetylmuramoyl-L-alanine amidase, with protein sequence MSAETFKADYQGAIVRPSPNFEERKDGAKPQFLILHYTGMENAESAEQLLCSPDAKVSAHYVVEEDGKVVQLVQEAYRAWHAGESFWRGITDVNSHSIGIEIVNGGPLLNFPDYPEKQIESVIKLCQSIIEKYSIEQRNVLAHSDIAPHRKTDPGEKFPWETLFKAGIGHFVRPAAISGGRFMTNGESGRPVEAYQSMLALYGYGIDITGSFDERTQLVTKAFQRHFRPQKVDGVADVSTIDTLHRLLGTLKSLT encoded by the coding sequence ATGAGTGCAGAAACTTTCAAAGCGGATTATCAGGGAGCAATTGTTCGCCCTTCACCGAACTTTGAGGAGCGTAAAGACGGCGCCAAACCGCAATTTCTTATTCTCCATTACACGGGCATGGAAAATGCCGAAAGTGCCGAACAACTTTTATGTTCGCCGGACGCGAAAGTTTCAGCCCATTATGTGGTGGAAGAAGACGGGAAAGTCGTGCAACTGGTTCAAGAGGCTTATCGCGCGTGGCATGCCGGTGAAAGTTTCTGGCGCGGAATTACGGATGTGAATTCCCATTCGATCGGCATTGAAATTGTCAATGGCGGGCCTTTGTTGAACTTTCCCGATTATCCGGAAAAGCAGATTGAGTCGGTCATCAAACTTTGCCAATCGATCATTGAAAAATATTCGATTGAACAGAGAAATGTGCTTGCCCATTCCGATATTGCTCCCCATCGCAAAACCGACCCGGGTGAAAAATTTCCTTGGGAAACACTTTTTAAGGCCGGTATTGGCCATTTTGTGCGTCCGGCCGCGATTTCCGGTGGACGCTTCATGACCAATGGTGAAAGCGGCAGACCGGTTGAAGCCTATCAATCAATGCTTGCTCTTTATGGTTACGGCATTGATATTACCGGTTCTTTTGACGAACGCACGCAACTCGTGACAAAAGCCTTTCAGCGCCATTTCAGACCGCAAAAAGTTGACGGGGTTGCGGATGTCTCGACGATTGACACGCTTCATCGCCTGCTTGGCACGTTGAAAAGCCTCACCTAA
- a CDS encoding DnaJ family molecular chaperone encodes MPSLWTRIGELINNVAGDVLNAIVERVRSFFEGDPETRRQVAFSVAMIALSAKMAKADGVVSDAEVKAFYEIFSVPDHEFHNVERLYNLAKQDIAGFDVYARRLFRLCQESDCQGQLLEDVLEGLFYIAKSDGVIHQDELVFLREVSDIFGFSREQFRAISARHAVIGESDPWLVLGLKKGISFEEARKRYHDLVREHHPDRVMARGLPKEFLAIANERLAAINNAWAIVREELVTV; translated from the coding sequence ATGCCTTCATTATGGACACGCATTGGCGAGCTTATTAACAACGTTGCTGGCGACGTGTTGAATGCTATTGTCGAACGTGTACGCAGCTTCTTTGAAGGTGATCCTGAAACACGCAGACAAGTTGCCTTTTCTGTTGCCATGATTGCCTTGTCGGCAAAAATGGCGAAAGCTGATGGCGTTGTAAGCGATGCCGAAGTCAAAGCATTTTATGAAATTTTTTCGGTTCCAGACCACGAGTTTCATAATGTCGAACGCTTGTATAATCTCGCCAAACAGGACATTGCCGGATTTGATGTTTATGCGCGTCGCCTGTTCCGGCTTTGTCAGGAATCCGATTGTCAGGGACAATTATTGGAAGATGTTCTGGAAGGCCTTTTTTATATTGCCAAATCGGATGGCGTAATCCATCAGGATGAACTCGTTTTTTTGCGTGAGGTTTCCGATATTTTCGGTTTTTCTCGCGAACAGTTCAGGGCAATCAGCGCGCGCCATGCTGTTATCGGTGAAAGTGATCCGTGGCTGGTTTTAGGCCTGAAAAAAGGTATAAGCTTCGAGGAAGCACGTAAACGCTACCATGACCTTGTGCGCGAACACCACCCCGACAGAGTTATGGCACGGGGGTTACCAAAGGAATTTCTGGCTATTGCCAATGAACGTCTGGCGGCTATTAATAACGCATGGGCTATCGTGCGTGAGGAGCTTGTTACAGTATGA
- a CDS encoding lytic murein transglycosylase, translating to MFKTRQAILAASTFLFATVFCPLSQAEEPDAAPQTDDVATKVAREACGTPIETFRENIADEARKAGVSEHAIDELKKATIDQKVIDRDNGQAIFNLTFAEFSKRVIPEARLKKGKENLQKYSDVFAKAEEKYGVPGPVIAAFWGLETDYGAVQGNFDTLNALFTLSHDCRRPELFRPQLIALLKLFDQGVVNAETTGAWAGEIGQMQLLPKDYLERGVDGDGDGKIDLKGSVADAVMTAAHMLSDLGWRRGEPWLEEVRLTRDDLPWQEAIRQNRKPHSQWTSWGVTGINGPLGPDNGDASLMLPMGRKGPAFLAYDNFDIFVEWNKSIVYATTVAYFASRLAGAPAFDIGHPDPGLSTEEMKQLQQKLADRGYDMGKVDGVYGILTRDAVRTEQLRLGLPANSWPTKELLDRL from the coding sequence ATGTTCAAGACAAGACAGGCAATTCTGGCAGCTTCGACATTCTTGTTTGCGACAGTTTTCTGCCCGCTTTCACAAGCTGAAGAACCTGATGCGGCACCACAAACAGATGATGTCGCAACAAAAGTAGCACGCGAGGCCTGCGGCACGCCAATCGAAACATTCAGAGAGAATATCGCCGATGAAGCCCGCAAAGCGGGTGTGAGCGAACACGCTATCGACGAGCTCAAAAAAGCAACAATTGATCAGAAGGTTATTGACCGTGATAACGGGCAGGCCATTTTCAATCTCACATTTGCGGAATTTTCAAAACGCGTTATCCCTGAAGCGCGTTTAAAAAAGGGCAAGGAAAACTTGCAGAAATATTCCGATGTTTTTGCAAAAGCTGAAGAAAAATACGGGGTTCCGGGACCGGTTATTGCTGCTTTTTGGGGGCTTGAAACCGATTATGGTGCAGTGCAAGGCAATTTCGATACGTTGAATGCCCTCTTCACCCTCTCCCATGATTGCAGACGGCCGGAACTCTTCCGCCCGCAATTGATTGCGCTTTTGAAACTGTTCGATCAGGGCGTCGTCAATGCTGAAACAACCGGTGCTTGGGCTGGCGAAATCGGACAAATGCAACTTTTGCCGAAGGATTATCTCGAACGCGGTGTTGATGGTGATGGTGATGGTAAAATCGACCTCAAAGGGTCTGTTGCCGATGCTGTCATGACGGCTGCCCATATGTTGAGCGATCTCGGATGGCGGCGCGGTGAACCATGGCTTGAGGAGGTGCGCCTAACGCGCGATGATCTTCCCTGGCAAGAAGCAATCAGGCAAAATCGCAAACCCCATTCGCAATGGACCAGTTGGGGTGTTACCGGCATTAATGGCCCGTTGGGACCCGATAACGGGGATGCATCCCTTATGTTGCCAATGGGTCGAAAGGGACCTGCATTTTTAGCCTATGACAATTTCGATATTTTTGTCGAATGGAACAAATCGATTGTCTATGCAACAACCGTTGCCTATTTCGCTTCACGCCTTGCCGGTGCCCCTGCTTTCGACATAGGTCATCCGGATCCGGGGTTGAGCACAGAAGAGATGAAGCAATTGCAACAAAAGCTTGCTGACCGTGGTTATGATATGGGCAAAGTGGATGGCGTTTACGGTATATTGACACGCGACGCAGTGCGAACCGAACAGCTCCGTTTGGGACTTCCTGCCAATTCATGGCCGACAAAAGAATTGCTCGACCGGCTTTAA
- the metF gene encoding methylenetetrahydrofolate reductase [NAD(P)H] gives MSAPSLSRRPDLGDKLKVSFEFFPPKTEKMEEMLWQTVKRLAPLKPEFVSVTYGAGGSTRERTGRTVERIIKETHLNAAAHLTCVDATREEVDGVARQFASMGIHHFVALRGDPSNGAGGRYHPTPGGYANAVELVAGLKAINPDFEITVSAYPEKHPESPDFATDIDLLKRKIDNGATKAITQCFFDNHFYEDYIERVRKAGIYIPILPGILPIHNFWQVKNFCARNGTHIPDWLAQRFEGLEEDQKTHDLVAAAVAAEQVLDLVEHGVEDFHFYTLNRADLVYAICYLIGIRPKKETVELATGD, from the coding sequence ATGTCTGCCCCATCACTTTCCCGCCGCCCCGATCTGGGCGACAAGCTGAAGGTTTCATTCGAATTTTTTCCGCCAAAAACGGAAAAAATGGAAGAAATGCTTTGGCAAACGGTCAAACGTCTTGCACCGTTAAAGCCGGAATTTGTTTCGGTAACTTACGGGGCGGGCGGCTCGACTCGGGAGCGAACCGGCCGGACAGTTGAACGTATCATCAAGGAAACACACCTTAATGCGGCGGCGCATTTGACCTGTGTTGATGCAACACGTGAAGAAGTCGACGGCGTGGCACGTCAATTCGCTTCTATGGGCATTCATCATTTTGTTGCGCTGCGCGGTGACCCAAGCAATGGAGCAGGCGGGCGTTATCATCCCACTCCGGGCGGTTATGCCAATGCGGTCGAGCTTGTAGCCGGTTTGAAAGCAATTAATCCGGATTTTGAAATCACTGTTTCGGCTTATCCGGAAAAACATCCCGAAAGTCCGGATTTTGCGACCGATATTGATTTGCTTAAACGCAAAATCGACAATGGCGCGACCAAAGCCATTACCCAATGTTTTTTTGATAATCATTTTTATGAAGATTATATAGAAAGAGTGCGCAAAGCCGGCATTTATATTCCGATTTTGCCTGGCATTTTGCCAATTCATAATTTTTGGCAGGTTAAAAACTTCTGTGCACGCAATGGCACCCATATTCCCGATTGGCTGGCACAACGTTTTGAAGGGTTGGAAGAAGACCAGAAAACACATGATCTTGTAGCGGCGGCTGTCGCTGCCGAACAGGTGCTTGACCTTGTCGAACATGGCGTTGAAGATTTTCACTTCTATACGCTCAATCGCGCCGATCTCGTCTATGCCATATGTTACCTTATTGGTATCAGACCGAAAAAAGAAACGGTAGAACTTGCGACCGGAGACTGA
- a CDS encoding metalloregulator ArsR/SmtB family transcription factor, giving the protein MVRQLALNEMVDVLKAVAETTRLRILFLLDKGDLTVSDLTKILGQSQPRVSRHLRLLTEANLIERYQEGAWAYFSLSSCSLRREMLNTVLEHIDHRDDFIEGDMARLDEVKKERSRAAAAYFSKNAHDWDKLRLLHVPDNTVEQTMVELVGTTPFQSMLDIGTGTGSLLKLFAPLYTRAIGIDNNRDMLAVARVNLDKTGISNAQVRLGDVANLPVENETFNLVTIYQVLHFLLEPESAIFEAARVMRPGARLIIVDYAPHELEYLREKYAHIRMGFSDTQMEDWLDKAGLTLEKTLSFQPQQNGNTKGLTIKLWLARDPRLLIA; this is encoded by the coding sequence ATGGTGCGCCAATTGGCATTGAATGAAATGGTAGACGTATTGAAGGCGGTTGCTGAAACAACGCGTTTGCGCATTTTGTTTTTATTGGACAAGGGCGATTTGACAGTTTCCGATCTTACCAAAATTCTTGGACAATCCCAGCCACGCGTTTCCCGACATTTGCGGCTTTTAACGGAGGCCAACCTGATCGAGCGTTATCAGGAAGGTGCATGGGCGTATTTTTCTCTGTCTTCATGCTCGTTACGGCGGGAAATGTTAAACACGGTGCTTGAACATATTGATCATCGGGACGATTTTATCGAAGGGGATATGGCAAGACTTGATGAAGTCAAAAAAGAAAGAAGCCGCGCTGCGGCTGCCTATTTTTCCAAAAATGCGCATGACTGGGATAAACTGAGATTGCTTCATGTTCCCGATAACACCGTCGAACAAACCATGGTTGAACTGGTAGGAACAACGCCATTCCAGTCCATGCTCGATATTGGCACCGGTACCGGATCTTTGTTGAAGCTTTTTGCGCCCCTTTATACGCGTGCCATCGGAATTGATAACAATCGTGATATGTTGGCTGTTGCACGCGTCAATCTGGATAAGACCGGCATTTCGAATGCGCAGGTCAGACTAGGTGACGTGGCTAACTTGCCGGTCGAGAACGAAACGTTCAATCTCGTTACGATTTATCAGGTTCTTCATTTCCTGTTGGAACCGGAAAGTGCAATTTTTGAAGCCGCGCGTGTCATGCGCCCCGGTGCGCGGCTCATTATTGTCGACTATGCTCCACATGAACTTGAATATTTACGTGAAAAATATGCCCACATACGTATGGGATTTTCTGATACCCAAATGGAAGATTGGCTTGATAAAGCCGGTTTGACATTGGAAAAAACTTTGAGTTTTCAACCACAACAAAATGGCAATACAAAAGGCCTCACGATCAAGCTTTGGCTCGCCCGTGATCCGCGTTTGTTGATTGCCTGA
- a CDS encoding DUF2293 domain-containing protein, with product MSMTTKRQRAVLKELTLLVPQAPYADSEPIRSAALSAHMRHLPPSIAVWLSIVAYIRHTYTDYDKLRDEGYDKDSARFFVIDDINEKLTEWRATRFVDTDEKL from the coding sequence TTGTCCATGACAACAAAGAGACAACGCGCTGTTTTAAAGGAATTGACCTTGCTGGTCCCGCAAGCTCCCTATGCTGATAGCGAACCTATCCGGTCTGCTGCTTTAAGCGCACATATGAGACATCTTCCTCCCTCTATTGCTGTGTGGCTCTCGATCGTTGCCTATATCCGCCATACCTATACCGATTATGATAAATTGCGCGATGAAGGTTACGACAAGGATTCGGCTCGTTTTTTTGTCATTGACGATATTAACGAAAAACTGACCGAATGGCGGGCAACGCGTTTTGTCGACACGGATGAAAAATTATAA
- a CDS encoding L,D-transpeptidase, with translation MKYFWQQKLGLAAILGVLGVGLVGCATTPPPTVSSDSSVKAAPSKPVVTSTLLGTQSVYDRYEQTPDEPFKIPPVTVKIPEQFERTVVSYPSDEIPGTIIVEPENHYLYLITGNGQAIRYGVGVGAAGLGFQGEAKIRFKRKWPRWIPTADMVQRKPQQYKRFADGVPGGLHSPLGARALYLFQGNNDTYFRIHGTTQPSSIGKNVSAGCIRMLNKDVVDLFERVDVGSKVIVR, from the coding sequence ATGAAATATTTCTGGCAGCAAAAATTAGGGCTTGCAGCAATTCTGGGTGTTTTGGGAGTAGGTCTTGTCGGATGTGCAACAACGCCACCGCCAACGGTTTCGTCAGATAGCAGTGTCAAAGCCGCGCCTTCAAAACCGGTAGTGACATCAACTTTGCTTGGCACGCAATCGGTTTATGACCGGTATGAGCAAACTCCTGACGAACCATTCAAAATTCCGCCGGTCACGGTCAAGATACCTGAACAATTCGAACGCACAGTTGTGTCTTATCCGAGTGACGAAATACCGGGTACAATTATCGTAGAACCGGAAAACCATTATCTCTATCTTATCACCGGTAACGGACAGGCTATCCGTTATGGCGTTGGTGTCGGTGCTGCCGGTCTCGGTTTTCAAGGCGAAGCTAAAATACGCTTCAAGCGTAAATGGCCGCGCTGGATTCCGACAGCCGATATGGTGCAGCGTAAACCGCAGCAATATAAACGCTTTGCTGATGGTGTACCTGGAGGATTACACAGTCCGTTGGGCGCCCGTGCGCTCTATCTCTTCCAAGGAAACAACGACACCTATTTCCGTATCCATGGGACGACGCAACCTTCAAGCATTGGCAAAAATGTTTCAGCAGGATGTATCCGTATGCTGAATAAGGATGTTGTCGATCTTTTCGAGCGCGTCGATGTCGGTTCGAAAGTGATTGTTCGTTAA
- the ettA gene encoding energy-dependent translational throttle protein EttA: MARQFIYHMAGLSKSYGNKKILDNINLSFYPDAKIGILGLNGAGKSTILRIMAGIDKEFTGEAWLAEGATCGYLPQEPALDLSKDVRGNVMEGVADKKAILDRYNELMMNYSDETADEGAKLQDIIDSQNLWDLDSQVEMAMDALRCPPADADVSKLSGGEKRRVALCKLLLQQPDLLLLDEPTNHLDAETTAWLEKHLREYPGAVLIITHDRYFLDHVTGWILELDRGHGIPYEGNYSAYLEAKAKRLAQEGREEAARQKALTREQEWIASSPKARQAKSKARIKAYDELVKAANDRRPGEAQIIIPVGERLGQVVIEVEHLTKGFGEHVLIDDLSFKLPAGGIVGVIAPNGAGKTTLFKMLTGQEKPDSGTIRIGDTVKMSYVDQSRDALDPDKTVWEEISGGNDIIKLGKYEMNSRAYCGAFNFKGSDQQQKVGNLSGGQRNRVHLAKLLKEGGNVLLLDEPTNDLDTETLAALEEALENFAGCAVVISHDRMFLDRLATHMLAFEGDSHVEWFEGNFEDYEADKIRRLGPELVNPKRVTYKRLTR, translated from the coding sequence ATGGCGCGGCAATTTATCTATCACATGGCTGGTCTGAGCAAATCCTATGGCAATAAAAAGATTTTGGACAATATCAATCTGTCTTTTTATCCCGATGCAAAAATAGGTATTCTGGGGCTTAACGGTGCCGGTAAGTCGACAATTTTGCGGATTATGGCAGGCATTGACAAGGAGTTCACCGGCGAAGCCTGGCTCGCAGAGGGGGCGACATGCGGATATTTGCCGCAAGAGCCGGCGCTTGATCTGTCAAAAGATGTGCGCGGCAACGTGATGGAAGGTGTTGCCGATAAAAAGGCAATTCTTGACCGCTATAATGAATTGATGATGAATTATTCTGATGAGACCGCTGATGAAGGTGCAAAACTTCAGGACATCATCGATAGTCAAAACCTCTGGGATCTCGATTCGCAGGTAGAAATGGCAATGGATGCATTGCGTTGCCCGCCCGCAGATGCCGATGTTTCAAAACTGTCAGGTGGTGAAAAACGCCGTGTCGCTTTATGTAAATTGCTGCTGCAACAGCCTGATTTACTTTTGCTTGACGAGCCGACCAACCATCTTGATGCCGAAACGACAGCATGGCTGGAAAAGCATTTGCGCGAATATCCGGGGGCTGTTCTCATCATCACCCACGATCGTTATTTCCTTGATCACGTCACCGGCTGGATTCTGGAGCTTGATCGTGGACATGGCATACCTTACGAGGGCAACTATTCGGCCTATCTGGAAGCCAAAGCCAAACGTCTTGCACAGGAAGGCCGTGAAGAAGCTGCCCGCCAGAAAGCTTTGACGCGTGAACAGGAATGGATTGCATCAAGCCCGAAGGCCCGTCAGGCAAAGTCGAAAGCGCGTATCAAGGCTTATGATGAATTGGTCAAGGCTGCAAATGATCGTCGCCCTGGTGAAGCACAAATCATCATTCCGGTTGGCGAAAGACTGGGGCAGGTTGTTATTGAAGTAGAACATTTGACCAAAGGGTTCGGCGAACATGTCTTGATTGACGATCTGTCTTTCAAATTGCCGGCTGGTGGTATTGTCGGGGTGATAGCGCCCAATGGTGCCGGCAAAACAACTTTGTTCAAAATGCTAACCGGTCAGGAAAAACCGGATTCGGGAACAATTCGTATCGGCGACACAGTCAAAATGAGCTATGTTGACCAAAGTCGTGACGCGCTTGATCCGGATAAAACAGTCTGGGAAGAAATTTCCGGTGGTAACGACATCATCAAACTCGGCAAATATGAAATGAACAGCCGCGCCTATTGCGGTGCGTTCAACTTCAAGGGAAGCGACCAGCAACAAAAGGTTGGCAATCTTTCGGGTGGTCAGAGAAATCGCGTGCATCTTGCAAAACTTCTCAAAGAAGGCGGCAATGTGCTATTGCTTGACGAGCCGACCAACGATCTCGACACTGAAACGCTGGCAGCACTCGAAGAGGCACTCGAAAATTTTGCAGGTTGCGCCGTTGTTATCAGTCACGATCGTATGTTTCTTGACCGTCTGGCAACGCATATGTTGGCTTTCGAGGGAGATAGCCATGTTGAATGGTTTGAAGGCAATTTTGAAGATTACGAGGCCGACAAAATACGCCGTCTGGGACCTGAATTGGTCAATCCGAAACGGGTTACCTATAAACGCTTAACGCGTTAA
- a CDS encoding UDP-glucose/GDP-mannose dehydrogenase family protein — protein sequence MKITMIGSGYVGLVSGVCFAEFGFDVTCVDANPDIIARLKKGEVTIFEPGLDEMMVRNIKEQRLSFSIDLENSVKEADVIFLAVGTPSRRGDGEADLHFIEQAADQVARAMKDGAVIVIKSTVVVGTNSRIRKRIEKLRPDIHFSMVSNPEFLREGSAIEDFMRPDRVVVGVEDERGRETMRRLYRPLYLRETPLVITSLENAELIKYAANAFLAMKVTFINQVADLCEKTGGNIQEVAQAIGMDKRIGSKFLHAGPGFGGSCFPKDTRAFAATGLHYNAPQQLIETVISINEERKIKMGERIVKAAKERNTDTVAVLGVTFKPNTDDIRESPALSIIKVLQEAGLTVRAHDPEGEEQAKKVLNNIVWCSSPYEAAKGAGVLTIITEWNAYRALNLKKLAELMPQGKIVDLRNIYKKEEFQNIDLDYISIGR from the coding sequence ATGAAAATTACCATGATCGGTAGCGGTTATGTCGGGCTGGTTTCAGGTGTTTGTTTCGCCGAATTCGGATTCGATGTGACCTGTGTTGATGCCAATCCTGATATTATTGCCCGATTGAAAAAAGGCGAAGTCACTATTTTTGAACCCGGACTCGACGAGATGATGGTCAGAAACATCAAAGAACAACGTCTGTCATTTTCAATCGATCTTGAAAATAGTGTCAAAGAAGCTGATGTGATTTTTCTGGCTGTTGGCACGCCATCGCGTCGCGGTGACGGTGAAGCAGATCTACACTTTATAGAACAGGCTGCCGATCAGGTGGCACGCGCTATGAAGGATGGTGCGGTTATCGTCATTAAATCGACTGTTGTTGTTGGCACCAATTCGCGCATTCGTAAACGTATCGAAAAATTGCGTCCGGATATTCATTTTTCAATGGTTTCCAACCCCGAATTTTTACGTGAAGGTTCGGCTATTGAAGACTTCATGCGCCCTGATCGGGTTGTTGTGGGTGTCGAAGATGAACGAGGACGCGAAACAATGCGCAGGCTCTATCGGCCGCTTTACTTAAGGGAAACGCCACTGGTCATTACTTCGCTCGAGAATGCCGAATTGATAAAATACGCGGCCAATGCCTTCCTTGCAATGAAGGTCACTTTTATCAATCAGGTTGCCGATTTATGCGAAAAAACCGGCGGCAATATTCAGGAAGTTGCTCAGGCAATCGGCATGGATAAACGTATCGGTTCCAAATTTTTACATGCCGGTCCCGGTTTTGGTGGCTCTTGTTTTCCCAAAGATACACGCGCCTTTGCAGCGACCGGCCTTCATTACAATGCCCCCCAACAATTGATTGAAACCGTTATTTCAATCAACGAAGAACGTAAGATAAAAATGGGTGAACGCATTGTCAAAGCGGCAAAAGAAAGAAACACCGATACAGTCGCCGTTCTTGGTGTAACATTTAAACCCAATACCGATGACATACGGGAATCTCCTGCTTTGAGCATTATCAAAGTTTTACAGGAGGCGGGCTTGACGGTACGTGCCCATGATCCGGAAGGGGAAGAACAGGCCAAAAAAGTCCTCAATAACATTGTCTGGTGTTCCTCTCCTTATGAAGCTGCAAAAGGCGCCGGAGTACTCACAATTATAACGGAATGGAACGCCTATCGCGCACTTAATCTGAAAAAACTCGCCGAACTTATGCCACAGGGGAAAATTGTAGATTTGCGCAATATCTATAAAAAGGAAGAATTTCAAAATATAGATTTGGACTATATATCCATTGGCCGTTGA
- a CDS encoding glycosyltransferase family 39 protein, whose amino-acid sequence MAKYKPDYGSAAVCFIILYFAFETFFVTVFSQGAGLDDAELASNISFWNWGYGGSQPPLYTWIAYGVEQVFGLHFYLLQVIKFGLLATTFLGVYLGLRLLDVRPVVAGASMLAMFLLPQIGWESQRALTHSIMGTAGSAYSFAAFCFFIRKPSFSRAIILGLASATAILGKYNGTLFLVALFCGTALTREFRYALKNRYFPLAILTTCVAIAPAFIYMFAHPASVVARANKLAMGKTGNFFSDRLSGLADFFVASLGFVSVALILALILAGLHSFSNSKVSQLTTREENRAEHFIYHILLFGILLVLALVLVLGITNVKDRWLQPLLFLAPAYFTLVLSRLCYSLKYVRAFGLIGAVAALVVPFILYINIATAYNRFDPPEQLFDYKSLDQALRTEGPFKMVFARHPQLPGNLRLIDPTLKTVHVGSPFVSEKLETPLMVLWSGNGKLPEDLRDTLVDAGLPVVGKTGEVKVGFIGGSDVKRIVSYLYLP is encoded by the coding sequence ATGGCAAAATATAAACCGGATTACGGCAGTGCTGCTGTTTGCTTCATCATACTCTATTTTGCTTTCGAAACATTTTTTGTAACTGTTTTTTCACAAGGCGCCGGTCTTGATGATGCCGAGCTTGCCTCCAACATCAGTTTCTGGAATTGGGGCTATGGCGGCTCCCAACCACCGCTCTATACCTGGATTGCTTATGGAGTGGAGCAAGTCTTCGGACTGCATTTCTACTTGTTACAAGTGATCAAATTCGGTCTGCTGGCCACAACTTTTCTCGGTGTTTATCTTGGCCTTAGACTCCTTGATGTCCGCCCTGTAGTCGCGGGAGCATCCATGCTTGCAATGTTTCTGCTTCCACAAATCGGATGGGAATCGCAACGCGCACTCACCCACTCCATCATGGGCACAGCAGGATCTGCCTATTCATTTGCCGCATTTTGTTTTTTTATACGTAAACCGTCTTTTTCACGCGCAATCATTCTCGGACTTGCCTCTGCCACCGCAATTTTAGGAAAATACAATGGCACACTTTTTCTTGTAGCACTTTTCTGCGGTACTGCTCTCACGCGCGAATTTCGTTACGCTTTGAAAAATCGCTATTTCCCTTTAGCTATTCTCACCACTTGTGTGGCAATTGCGCCTGCCTTCATCTATATGTTTGCACATCCCGCCAGTGTTGTTGCACGCGCCAATAAGCTTGCTATGGGCAAAACAGGGAACTTTTTTTCCGATCGTCTGAGCGGATTGGCCGACTTCTTTGTTGCTTCATTGGGGTTTGTGTCCGTTGCCCTTATTCTTGCCCTCATCCTTGCGGGCTTACACAGCTTTTCCAATTCAAAAGTATCACAATTGACAACGCGGGAAGAAAACAGAGCCGAGCATTTTATTTATCATATCCTGCTTTTCGGAATTTTGCTTGTCCTTGCACTTGTTCTCGTGCTCGGTATCACCAATGTCAAAGATCGTTGGCTGCAACCTCTGCTTTTCCTTGCGCCAGCCTATTTCACACTTGTCCTCTCACGACTGTGTTATTCTTTGAAATATGTGCGCGCTTTCGGTCTGATAGGAGCGGTCGCAGCATTGGTTGTACCTTTTATTCTCTATATCAACATAGCCACGGCCTATAATCGTTTTGACCCGCCCGAACAGCTCTTTGATTACAAATCACTTGATCAGGCACTTCGAACGGAAGGCCCGTTCAAAATGGTCTTTGCGCGCCACCCCCAATTACCGGGAAACCTACGTTTGATTGACCCGACACTCAAAACCGTTCACGTCGGTTCTCCATTTGTCAGCGAAAAACTGGAAACGCCACTTATGGTTTTGTGGTCCGGCAATGGAAAACTACCGGAAGACTTGCGCGACACTCTGGTTGATGCCGGTTTACCCGTCGTCGGCAAAACCGGCGAAGTGAAAGTCGGTTTTATTGGCGGAAGCGATGTCAAACGTATCGTTTCCTACCTTTATCTCCCCTGA
- a CDS encoding lipid-A-disaccharide synthase N-terminal domain-containing protein: MSDLFSQFAQWLHDVFVAQWDGWIVLGFVAQALFMMRFVVQWLASEKAKKSVMPVAFWFFSLGGGVLLFIYAIRQKDPVFIAGQGLGLIVYIRNLSLIYREKKHKHMTE; encoded by the coding sequence ATGAGCGATTTATTCTCACAATTTGCCCAATGGCTCCATGATGTCTTTGTTGCCCAGTGGGATGGCTGGATTGTTCTGGGTTTTGTCGCACAGGCGCTTTTTATGATGCGTTTCGTTGTGCAGTGGCTTGCCTCGGAAAAAGCAAAGAAAAGCGTTATGCCGGTTGCTTTCTGGTTTTTCTCGCTCGGCGGGGGTGTCCTTTTATTCATTTATGCAATTCGCCAAAAGGATCCGGTGTTTATTGCCGGTCAGGGATTGGGCCTGATTGTTTATATCCGCAATCTTTCCTTGATCTATCGCGAAAAGAAACACAAACACATGACGGAATGA